From a region of the Candidatus Jettenia caeni genome:
- a CDS encoding ABC transporter ATP-binding component: protein MIKTEHLSKYYSSHFHHEVRAIRDITLEITKKSFVIFKGPSGSGKTTLLNVIGTLDRPTEGKVFMYGEDITTFSDIALSRLRREKIGFIFQDFHLIPRLTSWENVSYPLIPLGVDTKKRFERARLLLEKVELGDRLDHTPEELSGGQQQRVAIARALINDPEIIIADEPTSNIDEETGEHMLELLTELKNNGVTILVATHDARFEKIADRVFKLKNGKIE, encoded by the coding sequence ATGATAAAAACCGAGCATTTAAGTAAATATTATAGCAGTCATTTTCATCACGAAGTACGTGCCATACGGGATATTACTTTAGAAATCACGAAAAAGAGCTTTGTAATATTCAAAGGACCTTCCGGCTCCGGGAAAACTACCCTGCTTAACGTCATTGGTACACTCGATAGACCTACCGAAGGCAAGGTGTTTATGTACGGTGAAGATATTACCACTTTTTCAGATATTGCTCTTTCAAGATTACGGCGGGAAAAGATCGGCTTTATTTTTCAGGATTTTCATCTCATCCCGCGGCTTACCAGTTGGGAGAATGTCTCTTATCCCCTTATTCCGTTAGGAGTCGATACCAAAAAACGTTTTGAAAGGGCAAGATTACTTTTAGAAAAGGTTGAACTTGGTGACCGGTTAGACCACACACCTGAAGAACTGAGCGGGGGGCAGCAACAAAGGGTAGCTATTGCACGGGCATTGATAAATGATCCTGAGATCATTATTGCTGATGAACCCACATCGAATATTGATGAAGAAACCGGAGAGCATATGTTAGAGCTTTTAACTGAATTGAAGAACAATGGGGTAACTATTTTGGTTGCTACCCACGATGCCCGGTTTGAGAAAATTGCTGATAGAGTTTTTAAACTGAAAAATGGTAAGATTGAATAG
- a CDS encoding ABC transporter permease component, whose translation MINKHINLFLLATENLLRHRTKTVVVCLCIIAILSPFITAIAISEGIRAQSLISVKEGADLYITFDEFGRNAAIPLKYLDEIKKIFGVTKAIPRIIGRGFLQNKLAVIVGINKEDIPKSITCISGRIFENANEVVVGHELKEHFKLQIGDQFSMRGQQRKNFTVVGIFSSDSSIWGSSMILMSFNDAGELFGKQGVATDIQIHSLPGHNSEIATDLYDILQNEPYRLQDKQMIELYFKKGFMLKEGIFTALYTVAFALGIPAILVASGFGLSERKREIGIMKATGWNTLEVLELISFEQLLISLLGATIAIVLSILWVKLFNGAFIAQFFIAEIPMLPKFTLPTRFLPLPCLLSFFFAFILTMVGSIYSSWKASTESPVISMK comes from the coding sequence ATGATTAATAAACACATTAATTTATTTCTCCTGGCAACAGAAAATTTATTACGGCACAGGACAAAGACTGTTGTTGTTTGTCTCTGTATTATTGCCATCCTTTCACCTTTTATAACAGCCATCGCTATCTCAGAAGGCATCAGGGCACAATCACTAATCTCTGTTAAAGAAGGTGCAGACCTCTATATCACTTTTGATGAATTTGGCAGGAATGCGGCCATTCCCCTCAAGTATCTCGATGAAATAAAAAAAATCTTTGGCGTAACAAAGGCAATACCACGGATTATCGGTAGAGGCTTTTTACAAAATAAACTGGCGGTTATCGTTGGTATTAATAAAGAAGACATTCCAAAATCTATCACCTGCATTTCAGGCAGGATTTTTGAAAACGCAAACGAGGTGGTTGTGGGGCATGAACTGAAAGAACATTTTAAGTTACAGATAGGTGACCAGTTTAGCATGCGCGGACAACAGCGCAAAAATTTTACCGTTGTGGGGATTTTCTCTTCAGATTCCAGTATCTGGGGATCCTCTATGATACTCATGTCTTTCAACGATGCAGGTGAATTGTTCGGCAAACAGGGTGTTGCAACAGATATACAAATCCACAGTCTGCCGGGACATAATTCAGAAATTGCTACTGATCTCTATGATATCCTGCAAAACGAGCCTTACCGGTTACAAGATAAGCAGATGATTGAATTATATTTTAAAAAGGGATTTATGCTCAAGGAGGGTATATTTACTGCATTATATACCGTGGCGTTTGCCCTTGGTATACCAGCCATATTAGTGGCTTCAGGCTTCGGATTATCTGAACGGAAACGGGAGATCGGTATTATGAAGGCGACAGGATGGAATACCCTGGAGGTTTTAGAGCTTATTTCCTTTGAGCAATTACTTATCAGTTTGCTCGGAGCGACGATAGCCATTGTATTATCCATTCTCTGGGTTAAACTTTTCAATGGTGCGTTTATTGCCCAATTTTTTATTGCAGAGATACCTATGCTGCCTAAATTTACCTTACCAACAAGGTTTCTCCCATTGCCATGTTTATTGAGTTTCTTTTTTGCCTTTATACTGACGATGGTCGGCAGTATCTATTCTTCCTGGAAGGCATCCACCGAATCACCTGTTATATCAATGAAATGA
- a CDS encoding two-component sensor kinase — protein MAKQKQLKEKIKSITTFSEKNPHPLLCVTGDGTVVYANPSGKALLQDWHCDIGQFVPDYLRQLVMSTFQTRVIQRNIETKYGNQIFSFTIVPATNISYVNLYGVDITEHKRAEESLKYRIHFEMTVANISRRFTILKDFDDAITQSLADIGQLSKASRAYLFLFRDDGKIMDNTHEWCSEGVSSEIHHLQNLPTARFPWLMKSFQHMNIIQIPDVGKMPEEACAEKEEFERENIKSMLLLAIRIERELAGFIGFDNVVSPDTWRVEDINLLSITAEIVGNAIARKRIEDSLRMSESEHRLLLENIPMRIFYKDKNSVYIACNQNFARDLCMKPEEIIGKIDYDLFPKELANQCRANDREVIESGKRMDVEERYFKDGQEFIIHTIKVPIKNENGTIIGILGSSIDITEKVHLEREAVRSRHLVLLGELAAGVAHEINNPITGVINCAQILLNKSREGSMEKDLAGRIIKEGDRVATIVSKLLSFARPEEKKNIASVHEILYDTLILMRKQLEEDCIQMKLDIPKDLPEVFANSQKIQQVFMNIISNAGYALNQKYPGGHENKILEILGEKTAINRHSYVKVTFCDHGTGIPAEIKDKIINPFFTTKPHGKGTGLGLNISYKIITDHHGKLTIDSVEGEYTRVCITLPAKDYHESAIISEHIV, from the coding sequence ATGGCTAAACAAAAACAGTTAAAAGAGAAAATAAAAAGTATAACTACATTTTCTGAGAAAAATCCACATCCGCTATTGTGTGTTACAGGGGATGGTACTGTTGTTTACGCTAATCCTTCAGGAAAAGCCCTTTTACAAGACTGGCATTGTGATATTGGTCAATTTGTTCCTGATTATTTACGTCAGCTCGTTATGAGTACTTTTCAAACAAGAGTAATACAAAGGAATATTGAGACCAAATATGGTAACCAAATATTCTCTTTTACGATTGTACCAGCGACTAATATTTCGTATGTTAACCTGTACGGTGTTGATATTACTGAACATAAAAGGGCAGAGGAATCTCTTAAATACAGGATCCATTTTGAAATGACTGTGGCTAATATTTCCAGGAGATTTACTATCCTTAAGGATTTTGATGATGCTATTACTCAGTCGTTAGCTGACATTGGTCAATTAAGCAAAGCAAGTAGGGCATACTTATTCCTTTTTCGGGATGATGGCAAAATTATGGATAATACTCATGAATGGTGCTCTGAGGGCGTATCATCTGAGATCCACCATCTCCAGAATCTTCCCACTGCAAGATTTCCCTGGCTGATGAAAAGCTTTCAGCATATGAATATAATTCAAATACCTGATGTAGGTAAAATGCCCGAAGAGGCTTGCGCAGAAAAGGAGGAGTTTGAACGGGAAAATATAAAATCGATGTTACTTCTGGCAATTCGTATTGAAAGAGAATTAGCCGGGTTCATCGGTTTTGATAATGTTGTCTCTCCGGATACCTGGCGGGTTGAGGATATTAATCTGCTGAGCATTACTGCTGAGATTGTTGGAAATGCAATTGCTCGGAAAAGGATAGAAGATTCATTGCGTATGAGTGAGAGTGAGCACCGATTACTCCTCGAAAATATTCCTATGAGAATATTTTACAAAGATAAAAATTCTGTGTACATAGCTTGTAATCAAAACTTCGCCAGGGATTTATGTATGAAACCGGAAGAAATAATAGGAAAGATAGATTATGACCTCTTTCCTAAAGAACTTGCTAATCAATGTAGGGCAAACGATAGAGAGGTTATAGAATCCGGGAAAAGAATGGATGTAGAAGAGAGATATTTTAAGGATGGACAAGAATTTATTATTCATACTATTAAAGTCCCTATAAAAAATGAAAATGGTACTATTATTGGTATATTAGGTTCTTCCATAGATATCACTGAAAAAGTACACCTGGAAAGGGAAGCTGTAAGGTCAAGACATCTTGTCCTCCTGGGTGAATTAGCAGCAGGTGTAGCTCATGAGATCAATAATCCCATAACGGGTGTTATTAATTGTGCCCAGATATTGTTGAATAAAAGCCGTGAAGGAAGCATGGAAAAAGACCTTGCCGGTAGAATTATAAAGGAAGGGGATCGTGTAGCTACTATCGTTAGTAAACTCCTTTCCTTTGCCCGACCCGAAGAGAAAAAGAATATAGCTAGTGTACATGAAATATTATACGATACCCTTATATTGATGAGGAAACAACTTGAAGAAGATTGTATTCAAATGAAGCTGGATATTCCTAAAGACTTACCGGAGGTATTTGCAAATTCCCAAAAAATTCAACAGGTATTTATGAATATTATCAGTAATGCAGGGTATGCTCTGAATCAGAAATATCCGGGAGGACATGAGAATAAAATTCTCGAAATCTTAGGTGAGAAAACAGCAATAAACAGACATTCTTATGTAAAGGTTACCTTTTGCGACCATGGCACTGGTATACCTGCCGAGATAAAAGACAAAATCATAAATCCATTCTTTACGACAAAACCACACGGCAAAGGAACTGGATTAGGGCTAAACATAAGTTATAAAATTATTACTGATCATCATGGCAAGCTTACTATTGATAGTGTTGAGGGCGAATATACCAGGGTTTGCATTACCTTACCAGCAAAAGACTACCACGAGAGTGCTATCATCTCAGAGCACATTGTATAA
- a CDS encoding transposase, translating into MAKFKPFHEFQKPLMRFTPEAFLDYIETVLPKDHLCRLVKEVVFSLDTEATEATYSLLGQRTYHPKLLLSVLFYGYATGLRSSRKLEERCLSDHVYMYLIQCYTPDHRTISDFRKNNLKAIEKYFVDIVRIFSELGYTSVGKIYLDGTKLKGNASAKRTKDRAGFEKWLSGIEEEIATLLQEAETIDKQEDDTCKVDPEQEALQEKLSDRTYLKKKIEEALEVMKEEGKEKINLTDRDANHMKSGGSKDIRPGYNCQTVVTESGIIVASEAVTEANDRNQLKSVLELTEANTQEKVKEVAADCGYGSYANYEYLEEREIDGYIPDDHFQQYKSGAYKKEENRYHSTNFTYDAASDRYVCPEGKQLLYWKTRTEKTESRQWNHKVYRGTECGTCQKRSLCTKAKVRELFLDIREPLLQKMREKLTSDEGRRKYFMRQYIIEPVFGHLKFNVGYRNFLLRGLEKVRAEFQLMCIGWNLKKMLKMGIRPATVLR; encoded by the coding sequence ATGGCGAAATTTAAACCATTTCATGAATTCCAGAAACCCCTGATGAGGTTTACTCCCGAAGCGTTTTTAGATTATATCGAAACGGTATTACCCAAAGACCATCTGTGCAGATTAGTCAAAGAGGTCGTATTCTCGTTAGACACCGAAGCAACAGAGGCGACCTATTCTTTGTTAGGCCAACGTACCTATCATCCGAAGTTACTCTTAAGTGTGCTCTTTTATGGGTATGCAACAGGGTTAAGGAGTAGTAGAAAGCTAGAAGAGAGATGCCTGAGCGATCATGTGTATATGTATCTGATACAATGCTACACGCCGGACCATCGGACAATAAGCGATTTTCGCAAGAATAATCTCAAAGCGATAGAGAAGTATTTTGTGGATATCGTAAGGATATTCAGTGAGTTGGGGTATACCAGCGTAGGAAAGATATACCTGGATGGGACCAAGCTCAAAGGGAATGCATCGGCAAAGCGGACGAAAGATCGTGCGGGGTTTGAGAAATGGCTCTCAGGGATAGAAGAGGAGATAGCGACATTACTTCAGGAAGCAGAAACGATCGACAAACAAGAAGACGATACCTGCAAAGTAGATCCTGAACAAGAGGCATTACAGGAGAAGTTATCAGACCGTACATACCTGAAAAAGAAGATAGAAGAGGCGCTGGAGGTGATGAAGGAGGAAGGAAAAGAGAAGATCAATCTTACCGATCGGGATGCCAATCATATGAAAAGCGGGGGAAGTAAAGACATACGTCCCGGCTACAACTGTCAGACAGTGGTAACCGAGAGTGGGATTATTGTAGCATCGGAGGCGGTAACGGAAGCGAATGACCGGAACCAATTGAAATCTGTGCTAGAGCTGACAGAGGCAAATACTCAGGAGAAAGTTAAAGAAGTTGCGGCAGATTGCGGGTACGGGAGCTATGCAAATTATGAGTATCTTGAAGAGAGAGAGATCGATGGATATATTCCGGATGATCATTTTCAGCAGTACAAGTCAGGAGCATATAAAAAGGAAGAGAATCGATATCACTCTACCAATTTTACCTATGATGCGGCAAGCGATAGGTATGTATGCCCGGAAGGAAAGCAGTTACTATATTGGAAGACCAGAACAGAGAAGACAGAGAGCCGTCAGTGGAATCATAAGGTTTACAGGGGGACGGAGTGTGGGACATGTCAGAAGCGGTCATTATGCACAAAGGCAAAGGTAAGGGAATTGTTCCTGGATATTCGTGAACCTCTTTTACAAAAGATGAGAGAGAAGTTGACATCTGATGAGGGAAGGCGAAAATATTTTATGCGTCAGTATATCATCGAACCAGTCTTCGGGCATTTGAAATTCAACGTGGGGTATCGAAACTTTCTCTTACGAGGACTGGAAAAAGTCCGTGCGGAATTTCAGTTGATGTGTATTGGATGGAATTTAAAAAAGATGCTGAAAATGGGAATAAGGCCTGCCACGGTATTAAGGTAA
- a CDS encoding putative transposase: MIKYIGLDAHSSTCTFNVTDERGREADNTTIESNGRLLVKYLRGIEGVKKLTFEECELSNWLYEILRPEVDELIVCNPVANGDYKKKKTEKMEESRQEYGKEIVRCSKGFKEIKYLKSIPGIGSIQAAKIVSQVIDPERFSSKYKYYSYCGLVRHKRISDGRDMGVKRFGEIGY; this comes from the coding sequence ATGATAAAGTATATAGGATTGGATGCACATTCGTCAACCTGTACATTCAATGTAACGGATGAAAGAGGGAGGGAAGCAGACAACACTACGATTGAGAGCAACGGTCGGCTTTTGGTGAAGTATTTGAGGGGCATAGAGGGTGTTAAGAAACTGACCTTTGAAGAGTGTGAATTAAGCAACTGGCTCTATGAGATATTGAGACCAGAAGTAGATGAGCTGATCGTATGCAATCCAGTAGCAAATGGTGACTACAAGAAGAAAAAGACGGAGAAGATGGAAGAAAGCAGGCAGGAATATGGAAAAGAGATCGTTCGATGCAGTAAGGGATTTAAAGAGATAAAATATCTCAAGAGCATTCCCGGTATTGGGAGTATCCAGGCGGCGAAGATCGTCTCCCAGGTAATAGACCCGGAGAGATTTAGCAGTAAGTACAAATATTACAGCTACTGTGGGTTGGTGAGGCATAAGAGGATAAGTGACGGCAGGGATATGGGAGTGAAAAGATTTGGGGAAATCGGATATTAA
- a CDS encoding transposase gives MAGHSVLKGKSGLRNYYDTLRLRGISHDNAYNAVCRKIAAISLSVWRKSENYNDRLITGNLIK, from the coding sequence ATGGCAGGACATTCGGTTTTAAAGGGTAAGAGCGGTTTAAGGAACTATTACGATACCTTGCGGTTGAGAGGTATCAGTCATGACAATGCCTATAATGCAGTATGTCGTAAGATAGCGGCAATATCTTTAAGCGTATGGAGGAAGAGTGAGAACTATAATGACAGACTGATCACCGGCAATCTCATCAAGTAA
- a CDS encoding two-component response regulator — MSKKILIIEDENEFFFFYTMMLEGTDYTITRALDGKQAFEKIKEDKPDLIILDLLLDQMTGDTFLKQLKSNPIGAAIPVIIASSFSPRSYKTIFEIDPNLTFLEKPFTQERLLDEIKSRLR, encoded by the coding sequence GTGAGTAAAAAAATACTCATCATAGAGGATGAGAATGAATTTTTCTTTTTTTATACGATGATGCTTGAAGGCACCGATTATACCATCACGAGAGCCCTCGATGGAAAACAAGCATTTGAAAAGATAAAGGAAGATAAGCCAGACCTTATCATTTTGGATTTACTCCTTGACCAAATGACGGGTGATACCTTTCTGAAACAGTTAAAGTCAAATCCTATAGGCGCTGCTATCCCTGTCATTATCGCCAGCAGTTTCTCACCACGTTCATACAAAACCATATTTGAAATAGATCCAAATTTAACATTTTTGGAAAAACCATTTACCCAGGAAAGATTACTTGATGAGATAAAGTCCAGGTTAAGGTAG
- a CDS encoding malto-oligosyltrehalose trehalohydrolase, translating to MRIGIHRSGNKGYEFTVWGPFLKTVSLKMVSPYQKNIPMEKDQRGYWKAMVEEVTQNISYYYRLDDERDRPDPASHFQPEGVHGPSQVIDHSFHWQDEHWRGIDPVEMILYEVHVGTFTPEGTFDAVIQRLDDLRDLGVNALEIMPIAQFPGERNWGYDGVYPYAVQNSYGGPEGLKRLVNECHKKGISVVLDVVYNHMGPEGNYLREYGPYFTDKYKTPWGDAINFDDAYSYEVRNFFIENALHWFRHYHIDALRLDAVHAIFDREAKHFLHELSERVEGFSLQAGRRFYLIAESDLNDSRVVVSRELGGHGMDGVWCDDFHHSLHTLLTGENQGYYLDFGKIEHLVKSIREGFVYSGEYSEFRKRNHGNSSKNVPATRIAVFSQNHDQIGNRMLGERLSALVPYEALKLAAGMVLLSPYIPLLFMGEEYGESSPFLYFVSHCDPALVEAVRKGRKEEFGDFKWKEEPPDPQSRETFLKSKLHWEKRTEGSGKVLLDFYKYVIMLRRTVPALSYLDKKNLAVDGVEEDKIIFMRRWKDSSHVFLIFNFNSIDVKFTSVFPKGIWIKILDSSEKMWNGPGSLLTKELNPEQEIIIKGHSLVLYRNENL from the coding sequence ATGAGGATTGGAATACATCGTTCAGGAAATAAAGGTTATGAATTTACCGTCTGGGGCCCTTTTCTGAAAACGGTATCATTAAAAATGGTTTCTCCGTATCAGAAAAATATTCCCATGGAAAAGGACCAGAGAGGATACTGGAAGGCAATGGTTGAAGAAGTGACTCAAAATATTTCTTATTATTACCGCCTTGATGATGAAAGGGATAGACCCGATCCGGCTTCTCACTTTCAGCCGGAAGGGGTGCATGGTCCTTCTCAGGTTATTGATCATTCTTTTCACTGGCAGGATGAACACTGGCGTGGGATTGATCCCGTTGAGATGATACTGTATGAAGTCCATGTGGGAACATTTACACCAGAGGGAACCTTTGATGCAGTAATCCAGCGCCTTGATGATCTGCGGGATCTGGGGGTAAATGCCCTGGAAATAATGCCAATCGCACAGTTTCCTGGTGAAAGAAATTGGGGATATGATGGGGTTTATCCCTATGCAGTCCAGAACTCATACGGAGGCCCGGAAGGACTTAAACGGCTTGTGAATGAGTGCCATAAAAAAGGAATCTCAGTTGTCCTTGATGTTGTTTACAATCACATGGGGCCTGAGGGGAATTATCTCAGGGAATACGGTCCTTACTTTACCGATAAGTATAAAACGCCCTGGGGAGATGCAATAAATTTTGATGATGCATATTCTTATGAGGTAAGAAATTTTTTTATAGAAAATGCCCTTCACTGGTTCAGACATTATCACATAGATGCCCTTCGTCTGGATGCAGTTCATGCTATTTTCGACAGAGAAGCGAAGCACTTTCTTCACGAGCTTTCAGAAAGGGTTGAAGGATTCTCGCTCCAGGCGGGAAGAAGATTCTATCTTATAGCGGAAAGTGATCTGAACGATTCCCGTGTTGTAGTGTCAAGGGAACTTGGGGGACACGGTATGGACGGAGTGTGGTGTGATGATTTTCATCACTCACTCCACACCCTTCTTACGGGAGAAAACCAGGGCTATTACCTCGATTTTGGGAAGATTGAGCACCTTGTAAAATCTATAAGGGAGGGGTTCGTCTATTCAGGAGAATATTCGGAGTTCAGGAAGAGGAATCACGGTAATTCATCAAAGAATGTGCCTGCAACGCGCATAGCAGTCTTCTCGCAAAACCATGATCAGATAGGGAACAGGATGCTTGGTGAAAGGCTCAGTGCCCTTGTGCCGTATGAGGCTCTTAAACTTGCGGCGGGAATGGTTCTTCTTTCACCGTATATTCCCCTTCTCTTTATGGGCGAAGAATATGGAGAGAGTTCACCATTCCTTTACTTTGTAAGCCATTGCGACCCTGCCCTTGTTGAAGCGGTGAGGAAAGGGAGGAAAGAGGAATTCGGTGATTTCAAGTGGAAGGAAGAACCGCCCGATCCGCAAAGCAGAGAGACCTTTCTGAAATCAAAACTGCATTGGGAAAAGAGAACCGAAGGCAGTGGGAAGGTTTTATTGGACTTTTATAAGTATGTAATAATGTTACGGAGGACAGTTCCGGCTCTTTCATATCTTGATAAAAAAAATCTTGCTGTGGATGGTGTTGAAGAGGATAAGATTATCTTTATGCGGAGATGGAAAGATTCAAGTCATGTATTTCTCATCTTCAATTTTAACAGCATTGATGTAAAGTTTACATCCGTATTTCCCAAAGGAATATGGATTAAGATACTGGATTCTTCAGAAAAGATGTGGAACGGGCCTGGTTCATTGCTCACAAAAGAACTCAATCCTGAGCAGGAAATAATTATAAAGGGGCATAGTTTGGTTCTGTATAGAAACGAAAATCTCTGA
- a CDS encoding alpha amylase catalytic subunit yields the protein MQTDGRRRVIIENIKPEIACGRFSVKRIIGEKVVVTADVFSDGHDAVWANVLYRGPEDNAWRDIPMQFKENDRWEGNFVVEKIGMYFYTVEGGIDYFKTWQNDLKKKFDAHQDIKIDISSGIQYIEEASKRASEDDKKKLWGYIDFLEREENREKIVSVILTKELTGLMHTYKDRRFVTNYRNVLTIVVDRSKALFSTWYERFPRSCSSEPNTHGTLKDCETILPEIAEMGFDVFYLPPVHPIGKTNRKGKNNSTITDVNDVGSPWAIGSHEGGHKSIHPQLGTIEDFERLIQKAKDHGIEIAMDLAFQCSPDHPYVKEHPEWFKWRPDGSVQHAENPPKKYEDVLPLNFETEHWFPLWEELRSIVIFWIEKGISIFRVDNPHTKPFAFWEWLIKEIKNRHPHVLFLSEAFTRPKVMYYLAKLGFTQSYTYFTWRNTKKELIQYSTELTQTEVREYFRPNFWPNTPDILPEYLQYGGTPAFMIRLVLAATLSSSYGIFGPAFDLCVHEAIPGKEEYLNSEKYEIRYWYWDKPGNLKDFIARVNRIRRGNSALQTISNLQFCETDNDYLLSYEKATEDLSNILLIVVNLDAYHTQSGFVRVPIDKFGIEKSQPYLVHDLLSDDTYIWQGEKNYVELNPGTLPVRIFKIRKRLRKEIDFDYFM from the coding sequence ATGCAAACTGATGGAAGAAGAAGAGTTATTATTGAAAATATAAAACCAGAGATAGCATGCGGCCGCTTTTCTGTTAAGAGAATTATTGGGGAAAAGGTAGTTGTTACAGCGGATGTTTTTTCTGATGGCCACGATGCTGTATGGGCAAATGTTTTATACCGGGGGCCTGAAGATAATGCATGGAGAGATATTCCCATGCAGTTTAAGGAAAATGACCGGTGGGAAGGGAATTTTGTTGTTGAAAAGATAGGAATGTATTTCTATACCGTTGAAGGCGGTATTGATTATTTCAAAACCTGGCAGAATGATCTTAAAAAGAAATTTGATGCTCATCAGGATATAAAAATTGATATTTCCTCAGGGATACAATATATTGAAGAGGCATCAAAAAGAGCTTCAGAAGATGATAAAAAAAAGCTATGGGGATATATTGATTTTTTAGAAAGAGAAGAAAACAGAGAAAAGATCGTCTCCGTTATCCTGACCAAAGAACTTACCGGCCTGATGCATACCTATAAGGACAGGAGATTTGTTACAAACTATAGAAATGTGTTGACGATTGTGGTCGACAGATCAAAAGCCCTTTTTAGTACCTGGTATGAACGATTCCCAAGATCATGTTCTTCAGAACCTAATACCCATGGAACGTTGAAAGATTGTGAAACCATTCTGCCGGAAATAGCCGAAATGGGATTTGATGTCTTCTATTTGCCGCCTGTTCATCCGATAGGAAAAACAAATCGCAAAGGTAAGAATAATTCCACGATAACTGATGTTAACGACGTAGGAAGCCCGTGGGCAATAGGATCTCATGAAGGCGGCCATAAATCTATTCATCCACAGCTTGGAACTATCGAAGATTTTGAGCGTTTGATACAGAAAGCTAAAGATCATGGTATAGAAATTGCTATGGATTTAGCATTCCAATGTTCACCCGATCATCCTTATGTTAAGGAGCATCCGGAGTGGTTCAAATGGCGGCCTGATGGTTCAGTACAGCATGCTGAGAACCCACCGAAGAAATACGAGGATGTATTGCCTTTAAACTTTGAGACGGAGCATTGGTTCCCGTTATGGGAGGAGTTGAGGAGTATTGTGATTTTCTGGATAGAAAAAGGTATCTCCATATTCAGGGTTGATAATCCCCATACGAAACCGTTTGCTTTTTGGGAGTGGCTGATAAAAGAGATAAAGAACAGGCACCCTCATGTTTTATTCCTTTCCGAAGCATTTACAAGGCCAAAGGTTATGTATTATCTTGCCAAACTTGGATTTACACAATCTTACACCTACTTTACCTGGAGGAATACAAAGAAAGAACTTATCCAATACAGTACCGAACTTACCCAAACAGAGGTCAGAGAGTATTTCAGGCCTAACTTCTGGCCTAATACGCCCGATATTCTGCCTGAATACCTCCAGTATGGAGGCACGCCGGCTTTTATGATACGACTTGTTCTTGCTGCAACGTTATCATCAAGCTACGGCATTTTTGGTCCCGCTTTTGATCTCTGTGTTCATGAGGCAATTCCCGGAAAGGAAGAGTACCTTAACTCAGAGAAATATGAGATACGATACTGGTATTGGGATAAACCAGGGAATCTTAAAGATTTTATTGCACGGGTTAATCGTATACGGAGGGGAAATTCTGCGCTTCAGACCATCTCAAATTTACAGTTTTGTGAAACAGACAATGATTACCTCCTCTCGTATGAGAAGGCAACAGAAGACCTTTCCAACATACTTCTGATAGTGGTAAATCTTGATGCTTATCACACACAGTCTGGATTTGTAAGGGTTCCTATAGACAAGTTTGGCATAGAGAAGAGCCAGCCGTACCTGGTGCATGATCTGTTGAGTGACGATACCTATATATGGCAGGGTGAAAAGAACTATGTAGAGCTTAATCCCGGCACTCTTCCTGTCCGTATATTCAAGATAAGAAAGAGATTAAGAAAAGAGATTGACTTTGATTATTTCATGTGA